In Acidobacteriota bacterium, the following are encoded in one genomic region:
- a CDS encoding ATP-binding protein, with product MASRRWITFTVLLLGVVSLLMLLAANDISERLIQRDSDRLRAIEQIQTALTSAHLWLEEHLTGDRVDIAEIASNLDNAHDLIGAMLDEAPATPIDFRIVPLEDPSFYRMATSIRAGVETFRKLSIVRKEGLRQGRDVGVGSELDAEYDGVFLGLLVETREFESRLANRQTRNRARANTLFRVIVASWIVIVALSVTTLWSLERRRVKVETTLRERDAQLHRAQRMDAIGRLAGGIAHDINSYLGAIRSQAELARDKAVDDGTRRKTASILSSVDKATALIDRLLTFGRRQPVRSVAVNLNALLDDGVGAEIRRLVGENVRLEPRLSPDLHSVEIDPVQLEQVIVNLVANAVQAMPAGGRLRIETANLRLPDESPRTYARPGDYVMLAVADTGSGIPPENRERIFEPFFTTKEATGHSGFGLATVYGAVQQASGTVAVE from the coding sequence GTGGCTAGCAGGCGCTGGATCACATTCACGGTTCTGCTGCTCGGCGTCGTATCGTTGCTGATGCTGCTGGCCGCCAACGACATTTCCGAGCGGCTCATCCAACGTGACAGCGACCGTCTCCGCGCCATCGAGCAGATCCAGACCGCGTTGACCAGCGCTCACCTGTGGCTCGAGGAGCATCTCACCGGAGACCGGGTGGACATCGCGGAGATCGCGTCCAACCTGGACAACGCCCACGATTTGATTGGCGCCATGCTGGACGAAGCGCCCGCTACGCCGATCGATTTCCGGATCGTTCCTCTCGAGGACCCGTCGTTTTACCGGATGGCGACGAGCATCCGCGCCGGCGTGGAGACGTTCCGCAAGCTCTCGATCGTCCGAAAAGAGGGTCTTCGTCAAGGCCGGGACGTCGGTGTCGGCTCCGAGTTGGACGCCGAGTACGACGGCGTGTTTCTCGGTCTTCTCGTGGAGACACGGGAGTTCGAGAGCCGACTCGCGAACCGACAGACCAGGAATCGGGCCAGGGCTAACACCTTGTTCAGGGTGATCGTGGCGTCCTGGATCGTCATCGTGGCACTGAGCGTCACCACCTTGTGGAGTCTCGAGCGGCGACGGGTGAAGGTCGAAACCACGCTTCGTGAGAGGGACGCCCAACTGCACCGGGCGCAGAGAATGGATGCGATCGGACGGTTGGCTGGCGGCATCGCCCACGACATCAACAGTTACCTGGGCGCCATCCGCTCCCAGGCGGAGCTGGCACGGGACAAAGCGGTTGACGACGGAACGAGGCGGAAGACCGCTTCGATCCTGAGTTCGGTGGACAAGGCGACTGCGTTGATCGATCGGCTGCTCACGTTCGGCCGCCGGCAACCGGTCCGATCCGTCGCGGTCAACCTCAACGCACTTCTCGACGACGGTGTCGGGGCCGAAATCCGAAGGCTGGTCGGTGAGAACGTCCGGCTGGAACCGCGCCTGTCACCGGATCTCCACAGTGTCGAGATCGATCCCGTACAACTCGAGCAGGTGATCGTGAACCTTGTCGCCAATGCGGTCCAGGCGATGCCCGCCGGCGGGCGGCTGCGGATCGAGACGGCCAACCTCCGTCTTCCCGACGAGTCGCCCCGGACGTACGCGCGGCCGGGCGACTACGTCATGCTGGCGGTCGCGGATACCGGATCGGGGATACCGCCGGAGAACCGGGAACGGATCTTCGAGCCCTTCTTCACGACGAAGGAGGCGACCGGTCACAGCGGATTCGGCCTGGCCACCGTGTACGGCGCGGTGCAGCAGGCCAGCGGCACCGTTGCCGTGGAA
- a CDS encoding response regulator transcription factor, giving the protein MRILIVEDDHELAEALVESLTDEGYAVDLARTGERADHLMSANAYDLVVLDRKIPPPTGLELLRFWREAGSSTPVLVLTADSEVHDRVEGLDLGADDFLGKPFAFAEFHARVRSLLRRRDKRVASRLTADDLVMDRSARTVTVGGEPVHFSPKEFALLEYLLLRKNQVVTRAELAEHVWDQRFDPSSNVIDVLIHRIRRKIDPDPDAKLLRTVMAVGYTIQGERSPEE; this is encoded by the coding sequence ATGCGAATTCTGATTGTCGAAGACGACCACGAGTTGGCGGAAGCCCTGGTCGAGTCTCTTACCGATGAGGGCTACGCGGTCGATCTTGCCCGGACCGGCGAGCGGGCCGACCATTTGATGTCGGCCAACGCTTACGACCTCGTCGTGCTGGATCGGAAGATACCCCCCCCGACCGGCCTCGAGTTGCTGCGGTTCTGGCGTGAAGCCGGAAGCTCCACCCCCGTGCTCGTGCTGACTGCCGACAGCGAAGTGCACGACCGTGTCGAAGGGCTCGATCTTGGCGCCGACGACTTCCTGGGCAAGCCGTTTGCTTTCGCCGAGTTTCACGCCCGGGTGCGGAGCCTGTTGCGCCGCCGCGACAAGCGGGTGGCCAGCAGACTCACGGCGGATGACCTCGTCATGGACCGCAGCGCGCGCACGGTCACGGTCGGTGGAGAACCGGTCCACTTTTCCCCCAAGGAGTTCGCGCTGCTCGAGTACCTGTTGCTCAGGAAGAACCAGGTCGTCACCCGTGCCGAGCTCGCCGAGCACGTGTGGGACCAACGCTTCGATCCGAGCAGCAACGTGATCGACGTCCTGATTCATCGCATTCGTCGCAAGATCGATCCGGACCCCGACGCAAAGCTGCTGCGCACCGTAATGGCCGTCGGGTACACGATTCAAGGCGAGCGGTCCCCGGAAGAGTGA